One Cucumis sativus cultivar 9930 chromosome 1, Cucumber_9930_V3, whole genome shotgun sequence DNA segment encodes these proteins:
- the LOC101211493 gene encoding pentatricopeptide repeat-containing protein At1g18485, with protein MAVVAPLFSGCHRSPIMYKPTPTPTPPPTPISILKNSLLSTSTPKSSYFFVSARTQSHQSRSVNPVSQLSLLEEISKLCEAGDLNGALDFLQRAWKNNAGYDLAQRKEAMGMLLQKCGQYKNVEIGRKLDEMLCVSSQFSGDFVLNTRLITMYSICGYPLESRLVFDRLLNKNLFQWNALVSGYVRNELYDEAIHTFLELISVTEFQPDNFTFPCLIKACTGKCDIHLGKSVHGMAVKMGLIMDLFVGNAMIALYGKCGFLDEAVELFDKMPEQNLISWNSLIRGFSENGFWLEAYRAFRSLLESGDGLIPDVATMVTLLPVCSGEGNVDVGMVIHGMAVKLGLVHELMVCNALIDMYSKCGCLSEAAILFRKIENKSVVSWNSMIGAYSREGFVFETFDLLRKMWMEEELMEVNEVTILNLLPACLEESELLSLRALHGYSLRHSFQYKELINNAFIAAYAKCGSLVFAEHVFFGMNTKSVSSWNAVIGGHAQNGDPIKALDFYFEMTRLGILPDDFSIVSLLLACGRLGLLQYGKEIHGFVLRNGLEMNSFVAVSLLSLYFHCSKPFYGRTYFETMGDKNSVCWNAMLSGYSQNELPNEALSLFRQMLSDGLEPDEIAIASILGACSQLSALGLGKEVHCFALKNSLMEDNFVACSLMDMYAKSGFLGHSQRIFNRLNGKEVASWNVMITGFGVHGQGNKAVELFEDMKRSDKQPDRFTFLGVLQACCHAGLVSEGLNYLAQMQTLYKLEPELEHYACVIDMLGRAGRLNEALNFINEMPEEPDAKIWSSLLSSSITYVDLEMGEKFAEKLLALEANKADSYILLSNLYATAGKWDVVRMVRQKMKDLSLQKDVGCSWIELRGKVYSFIAGENSNPSSDEIRKMWNRLEKQIVEIGYTPDCSCVLHELEEVEKRKILKGHSEKVAICFGFLNTKEGTTLRISKNLRICRDCHNAAKYISKAAKREIVIRDNKRFHHFKKGICSCGDYW; from the coding sequence ATGGCTGTGGTGGCGCCGCTATTCTCTGGCTGCCACCGCTCTCCGATCATGTATAAACCAACTCCAACTCCAACTCCACCTCCCACTCccatatcaattttaaaaaattcccTTCTTTCAACTTCAACTCCAAAATCTTCGTACTTCTTTGTCTCTGCTCGAACTCAATCCCATCAATCTCGATCCGTCAACCCGGTTTCTCAGCTCTCGCTTCTCGAAGAGATTTCCAAGCTCTGTGAAGCGGGTGATCTCAATGGAGCTCTCGATTTTCTTCAGAGAGCCTGGAAGAACAATGCTGGGTATGATTTGGCTCAGAGAAAAGAGGCCATGGGTATGTTATTGCAGAAATGTGGGCAGTATAAAAACGTCGAAATTGGCCGGAAACTTGATGAAATGTTGTGCGTTTCCTCTCAGTTCAGCGGCGACTTTGTCCTCAATACCCGTCTCATCACAATGTACTCCATTTGTGGATATCCTTTGGAATCTCGATTGGTCTTTGATCGTTTGCTGAATAAGAATTTGTTTCAATGGAATGCACTTGTTAGTGGGTACGTTAGAAATGAACTGTACGACGAGGCAATTCACACTTTCCTTGAGTTGATATCGGTAACTGAATTTCAACCTGATAATTTTACATTTCCTTGCTTGATCAAGGCTTGTACTGGGAAATGTGATATTCATTTGGGGAAATCGGTTCATGGGATGGCGGTGAAAATGGGGTTGATCATGGATTTGTTTGTGGGTAATGCGATGATTGCACTTTATGGGAAATGTGGGTTTTTAGACGAAGCCGTCGagttgtttgataaaatgccTGAACAAAACTTGATCTCTTGGAATTCGTTGATTCGTGGGTTTTCTGAGAATGGATTTTGGCTGGAAGCTTATAGGGCGTTTAGAAGTCTTTTGGAGAGTGGCGATGGATTGATTCCGGATGTTGCTACAATGGTAACTCTGTTGCCTGTGTGTTCAGGAGAAGGAAATGTAGATGTGGGAATGGTGATTCATGGGATGGCAGTGAAACTGGGGCTTGTTCATGAACTAATGGTGTGTAATGCTTTGATTGACATGTACTCAAAATGCGGTTGCTTATCAGAAGCAGCGATTTTATTTCGTAAGATTGAGAACAAAAGTGTAGTTTCTTGGAATTCCATGATTGGTGCATATTCTAGGGAAGGATTCGTATTTGAAACATTCGATCTGTTGAGAAAGATGTGGATGGAAGAAGAATTGATGGAAGTAAATGAGGTCaccattttgaatttgttaccTGCTTGTTTGGAAGAATCTGAACTGTTGAGTTTGAGGGCACTTCATGGATATTCACTTAGACATTCGTTTCAATACAAAGAATTGATAAATAATGCGTTTATAGCAGCCTATGCAAAGTGTGGATCATTGGTTTTTGCTGAGCACGTCTTCTTTGGAATGAATACGAAGTCAGTGAGCTCTTGGAATGCAGTCATTGGTGGACATGCTCAAAATGGTGATCCGATAAAAGCTTTAGACTTTTATTTTGAGATGACACGTTTGGGCATTCTTCCTGACGATTTTAGCATTGTTAGCCTACTATTGGCTTGTGGCCGTTTGGGACTTCTACAATATGGCAAAGAGATACATGGATTTGTGCTAAGGAATGGGTTAGAGATGAATTCATTTGTTGCTGTCTCCTTGTTATCACTTTATTTCCATTGTTCTAAACCTTTCTACGGCAGAACTTACTTTGAAACGATGGGAGACAAAAACTCAGTGTGTTGGAATGCGATGCTTTCTGGTTATTCTCAAAATGAACTTCCAAACGAAGCTCTCTCTCTGTTTCGTCAAATGCTTTCTGACGGACTTGAACCTGATGAGATTGCCATAGCGAGTATTCTTGGGGCTTGCTCACAGCTATCAGCTCTTGGTCTCGGAAAAGAAGTTCATTGCTTTGCCTTAAAAAACAGTCTAATGGAAGACAATTTTGTTGCTTGTTCGCTCATGGACATGTATGCCAAAAGCGGCTTTCTGGGACATTCTCAACGAATATTTAACAGGTTAAATGGCAAAGAAGTGGCTTCATGGAACGTCATGATCACAGGATTTGGTGTTCATGGACAAGGTAACAAGGCCGTGGAGCTATTTGAGGATATGAAAAGATCAGATAAGCAACCTGATAGGTTCACTTTTCTAGGAGTTCTTCAGGCATGTTGTCATGCTGGATTGGTATCAGAGGGGCTGAATTATCTAGCTCAAATGCAAACTTTGTACAAATTAGAGCCAGAACTGGAGCACTATGCCTGTGTGATCGACATGCTCGGTAGAGCAGGCCGACTAAATGAGGCATTAAACTTCATAAACGAAATGCCTGAAGAACCAGATGCTAAAATCTGGAGCTCATTGCTCAGTTCGAGTATAACTTATGTTGATCTAGAAATGGGAGAGAAGTTTGCTGAAAAATTGTTAGCACTAGAAGCAAACAAAGCTGACAGCTATATTTTACTCTCTAACTTGTATGCAACAGCAGGAAAATGGGATGTTGTGCGAATGGTGAGACAGAAAATGAAGGATCTCAGCCTTCAGAAAGATGTTGGGTGCAGTTGGATTGAACTTCGAGGTAAAGTCTATAGTTTTATAGCTGGGGAAAACTCGAATCCAAGTTCAGACGAGATACGAAAGATGTGGAATAGATTGGAGAAACAGATAGTGGAAATTGGGTACACACCTGATTGTAGTTGTGTTCTTCATGAATTGGAAGAGGTGGAAAAGAGGAAGATATTGAAAGGGCATAGTGAGAAGGTTGCAATTTGTTTTGGGTTCTTAAACACTAAAGAAGGAACTACATTGAGAATCTCCAAAAATCTAAGAATTTGTAGAGACTGTCACAATGCAGCAAAGTATATAAGTAAAGCTGCTAAAAGAGAAATTGTTATTAGAGACAACAAGCGTTTTCATCACTTCAAAAAAGGGATTTGTTCATGTGGAGATTACtggtaa